In Williamwhitmania taraxaci, the genomic window AAATAAATTTTTACTTTGCACGGCCATACCACAGCTGGGAGCGCGGCGCTAACGAGAATGCAAACCGCTTGGTAAGGCAGTATTTCCCGAAGAAAACGGACTTTAAAACGATAACACAAGAGCAGGTTCAGTGGGTCGAAGATATTCTTAACAGTCGGCCTAGAAAAAGGCTAGGGTTTATCTCTCCCCTCTTAACATATAATCAGTTAACCCAAGTTGCATTTGTGAGTTGAATCTTGCTTTTAATAACAAAATCATGAATAGGGTAGGTATTTCAAATAGCATTGGGAAAATAATTTTCTCTATTTTTCTCTTCTTATTTTTTGGTAGCTCGTTACGGTCGTTTGGTCAAACGGATAAGGATTTTTGGTTTGTGGTTCCCGAAATTACGTGGGCACATAACTTTCCAGGCGGGGTTCCTGCGAATTTCCGTCTTTCAACAATGGCTTTCCCCGCAACGGTTACTATTAGTATGCCTGCCAATCAGTTTCATCCTACTTTGAATCCTGGAGGATTTAAAGATATTGTGGTGAATATGTTGCCAAATACTACACAAAGCGTTGATATGGCTCCATTTGTTCGAAAAGTTCCTGCCGTGGCAGGGGAGCCAGGCGAGGCCAATGTGATTGAGAATAAAGCATATAATGCTAGTGGGATTAATAATATAGGTCTACACATTACTTCAACCAACGTTATTACGGCTTATTATGAAGTTGGAAATCTGAACAATTCTGATATTTGGGCACTAAAAGGGAAAAACGCGCTTGGGACGGAATTCTACACGCCATTTCAGAACCAAACACCCAATGTTGCCCACAATCCGCCTGCCTATTCGGCCATAGATATAGTGGCAACCGAAGACGGAACCGTTGTTTCTATTACGCCTCCTATAGATGCCGCTTATGGGTTGTTAA contains:
- a CDS encoding IS30 family transposase, which produces VTAAAVEALSPLAHQMHTITADNGKEFAAHQVIAEKLQINFYFARPYHSWERGANENANRLVRQYFPKKTDFKTITQEQVQWVEDILNSRPRKRLGFISPLLTYNQLTQVAFVS